One Microlunatus soli genomic window carries:
- the tyrS gene encoding tyrosine--tRNA ligase gives MGVLDELKWRGLLDNCTDEQALAEHLNAGPVTFYIGFDPTAPSIHFGNLVQLIVARHLQAAGHDPLILVGGSTGLIGDPKDSAERVLNSKETVAGWVEKIREQVGRFVDMDGPHPARLVNNLDWTGDLPVLDFLRDIGKHFPVNRMLARDVVKKRLEAGISYTEFSYVLLQALDYLNLYRQYGCTLQFGGSDQWGNITAGVELIRRSDGTKVHAIATPLLTKADGTKFGKTEGGTVWLDRGMTSPFAFHQFFLNAEDEKVIDYLKVFSPRGQDEIAELEQQTRDKPQLRAAQHALADDVTDLVHSPADTKAANDAAAALFGRSELQALGDETIRDVAEELGAPAVKSDGELPTFVDAMEASGVVASKSAARRAIAEGGAYLNNTKVSDPDRRLEQSDLLAGEYVVLRRGKKTVGAARIAAQTSGC, from the coding sequence GTGGGAGTACTCGATGAACTGAAGTGGCGTGGCCTGCTGGACAACTGCACCGACGAGCAAGCACTCGCCGAGCATCTGAACGCGGGACCGGTCACGTTCTATATCGGCTTCGACCCGACAGCTCCCAGCATCCACTTCGGCAATCTGGTGCAGCTGATCGTCGCCCGACACCTGCAGGCCGCCGGTCACGATCCGCTGATCCTGGTCGGCGGTTCGACGGGACTGATCGGAGACCCGAAGGACTCGGCCGAGCGGGTGCTGAACTCCAAGGAGACCGTCGCCGGCTGGGTGGAGAAGATCCGCGAGCAGGTCGGACGCTTCGTCGACATGGACGGCCCGCATCCTGCTCGATTGGTCAACAACCTGGACTGGACCGGCGACCTGCCGGTGCTGGACTTTCTCCGCGACATCGGCAAGCACTTCCCGGTGAACCGGATGCTGGCCAGGGATGTGGTGAAGAAGCGACTGGAAGCCGGGATCTCCTACACCGAGTTCTCCTACGTGCTGTTGCAGGCGCTGGACTACCTGAACCTGTACCGACAGTACGGCTGCACGCTGCAGTTCGGCGGCAGCGACCAATGGGGCAACATCACCGCCGGCGTCGAGCTGATCCGCCGGTCGGACGGCACGAAGGTGCACGCGATCGCGACGCCGCTGCTGACCAAGGCCGACGGCACCAAGTTCGGTAAGACCGAGGGCGGAACGGTGTGGCTGGACCGGGGGATGACAAGCCCGTTCGCCTTCCACCAGTTCTTCCTGAATGCCGAGGACGAGAAGGTCATCGACTACCTGAAGGTCTTCAGCCCTCGCGGCCAGGACGAGATCGCCGAGCTGGAACAGCAGACCAGGGACAAGCCCCAGCTGCGCGCAGCCCAACACGCTCTGGCCGACGACGTGACGGACCTGGTGCACTCGCCGGCCGACACCAAGGCGGCCAACGACGCGGCCGCGGCTCTCTTCGGGCGCTCCGAACTCCAGGCTTTGGGGGACGAGACCATCCGGGACGTCGCCGAGGAACTGGGTGCTCCGGCGGTGAAGAGCGACGGTGAACTACCGACCTTCGTCGACGCGATGGAGGCCAGTGGCGTCGTCGCCAGCAAGTCGGCAGCCCGTCGGGCGATCGCCGAGGGCGGTGCCTATCTGAACAACACCAAGGTCAGCGACCCCGACCGACGGCTCGAGCAATCCGACCTGTTGGCCGGCGAGTACGTGGTGTTGCGCCGGGGGAAGAAGACCGTGGGGGCCGCCCGGATCGCGGCGCAGACGTCAGGATGTTGA
- the xylB gene encoding xylulokinase has translation MTLVAGVDTSTQSVKVVVCDIETGQVVRTGRASHPDGTEVSAAAWWDAYQEATADPELLTDVEAMAVGGQQHGMVTLDDNGDLVRDALLWNDNRSAQDALDLIEELGGRSAWVSKVGSVPVASMTITKLRWLARCEPDHAAATRSVILPHDYLTWKIGQQSFAPVTDRGDASGTAYFDPAGDSYLHDLVERAIGHDLELPRVAGPHEIIGENPDGIRLAPGTGDNMAGALALDNGPGEAIISLGTSGTAYTRADSQSHEPTGTVCGFADATGRFLPLVCTLNCARNLEATATMLGVDLAEFSRLAASAPAGADGLVFMPYLEGERTPPLPEATGELLGMTRANMTPANVARAAIESVLWSLAYGVDVLAEQTGAITSITLTGGAAQSSAVQQIAPAVLGRPITITEPFESVAVGAARQAAWALTGELPSWKIPVVREIEPTAADLEAHQVIAERYRSALAEHYIS, from the coding sequence ATGACCCTGGTTGCCGGAGTCGACACCTCGACCCAATCGGTGAAGGTCGTCGTGTGCGACATCGAGACCGGACAGGTGGTACGGACCGGCAGGGCCTCCCATCCCGACGGCACCGAAGTCTCCGCCGCGGCCTGGTGGGACGCCTACCAGGAGGCGACGGCTGATCCGGAACTCCTCACCGACGTCGAGGCGATGGCCGTCGGCGGGCAGCAGCACGGCATGGTCACGCTGGACGACAACGGCGACCTGGTCCGCGATGCCCTGCTGTGGAACGACAACCGGTCCGCCCAGGATGCGCTCGACCTGATCGAGGAACTCGGTGGGCGGTCGGCCTGGGTGAGCAAGGTGGGTTCGGTTCCGGTTGCGTCGATGACGATCACCAAGCTGCGCTGGCTGGCTCGGTGCGAGCCGGACCATGCTGCTGCGACCCGGTCGGTGATCCTGCCGCATGACTACCTGACCTGGAAGATCGGCCAGCAGTCGTTCGCGCCGGTCACCGACCGTGGCGATGCCTCCGGCACGGCGTACTTCGACCCGGCCGGTGACAGCTATCTGCACGATCTCGTCGAACGGGCGATCGGCCACGATCTCGAGCTACCGAGAGTCGCCGGACCGCACGAGATCATCGGTGAGAATCCCGACGGGATCCGACTCGCCCCGGGCACCGGCGACAACATGGCAGGCGCCCTCGCGCTGGACAACGGCCCGGGCGAGGCGATCATCAGCCTCGGCACCAGCGGGACCGCCTATACCCGGGCGGACAGCCAGAGCCACGAACCGACCGGGACGGTGTGCGGATTCGCCGACGCCACCGGACGGTTCCTGCCCTTGGTGTGCACACTGAACTGCGCCCGCAACCTGGAGGCGACGGCGACCATGCTCGGCGTGGATCTCGCCGAGTTCAGTCGACTGGCGGCCTCCGCCCCGGCCGGAGCGGACGGCTTGGTCTTCATGCCCTACCTGGAAGGGGAACGCACTCCCCCGCTGCCCGAAGCGACCGGCGAACTGTTGGGGATGACCCGGGCGAACATGACCCCCGCGAACGTGGCGCGGGCCGCGATCGAGAGCGTGCTGTGGAGCCTGGCCTACGGCGTCGACGTGCTCGCCGAGCAGACCGGCGCGATCACCTCGATCACGTTGACCGGTGGCGCGGCGCAGTCCAGCGCGGTCCAACAGATCGCACCGGCGGTCCTCGGCAGACCGATCACCATCACCGAACCGTTCGAGAGCGTCGCCGTCGGCGCCGCACGGCAGGCCGCCTGGGCGCTGACCGGTGAGCTGCCGTCCTGGAAGATCCCGGTGGTCCGGGAGATCGAACCGACAGCCGCCGATCTCGAGGCCCATCAGGTGATCGCAGAACGCTACCGCAGCGCGCTGGCCGAGCACTACATTTCCTAG
- a CDS encoding DeoR/GlpR family DNA-binding transcription regulator, whose protein sequence is MAGWLAADGRVQVVDAAGRLGVAPETVRRDLRQMESVGRLQRVHGGAVPVLTEPDPPRTDGASDYSDLGRRLWGRLPRSGTLLIGTGRPALGLADAISADPPTAAGLTIVTNSLDVAIVLSKIPTIGVYNIGGTVSPQSHGQEGDWALSELDRLRVDVAVVCPAGVDAERGLTDPTPGGAAVNRAETLVGGRVIAMVDAASVGAAAFVQFATIDEIDELAIAGDVAAKLLQHFIDRGIELTVAPADQAEGRPDR, encoded by the coding sequence ATTGCCGGGTGGCTGGCGGCCGACGGGCGGGTCCAGGTCGTCGACGCCGCGGGCCGGCTCGGCGTCGCACCGGAGACCGTCCGCCGCGACCTGCGACAGATGGAATCGGTCGGCCGGCTGCAGCGGGTCCACGGCGGTGCGGTCCCGGTCCTGACCGAGCCGGATCCACCGCGCACCGACGGCGCATCGGACTACTCCGACCTGGGCCGACGGTTGTGGGGCCGGCTGCCTCGATCCGGGACTCTGTTGATCGGCACCGGCAGGCCGGCACTCGGACTGGCCGACGCCATCAGCGCCGACCCGCCGACGGCAGCGGGACTGACCATCGTGACGAACTCCTTGGACGTCGCCATCGTGTTGTCGAAGATTCCCACCATCGGGGTCTACAACATCGGCGGCACGGTCAGCCCGCAGTCGCACGGCCAGGAAGGCGACTGGGCGCTCAGCGAGCTCGACCGGCTCCGGGTCGACGTCGCCGTGGTCTGCCCGGCAGGCGTCGACGCCGAACGGGGGTTGACCGACCCGACGCCCGGTGGCGCCGCCGTCAACCGTGCCGAGACGCTGGTCGGTGGCCGAGTGATCGCGATGGTTGACGCAGCGTCGGTCGGCGCCGCCGCGTTCGTCCAGTTCGCTACCATCGACGAGATCGATGAGCTGGCGATCGCCGGCGACGTGGCGGCCAAGCTGCTGCAGCACTTCATCGATCGCGGAATAGAGCTCACAGTTGCGCCTGCCGACCAGGCCGAAGGGAGACCGGATCGATGA
- a CDS encoding carbohydrate ABC transporter permease, translating into MSTAVETAAAGESTTAPIRRSGSSRFTPRKIRGVIVTGITWVLVFLFFFPVLWMVFTSFKSEAAAAQFPPSFITQLSFDRYAAVFERGMGLYLANSAALAVGSTVVVMLLAIPAAYALSVRRVGRWRDLLFFFISTKFMPVAASIIPVFLLLRVLGLLDNLWALGVLYLGMNLPLAIWMMRSFFAEVPYAVVEAAQIDGASYSRELWRVSLPIVAPGAAAAALICFIFAWNEYFLVNLLTAVVARTTPPFLGSFVDGRGQFLAVLSAASTIAVLPVIIAGWVAQKRLVRGLAMGAVK; encoded by the coding sequence ATGAGCACCGCCGTCGAGACCGCAGCCGCCGGCGAGTCGACAACGGCTCCGATCAGGCGTTCGGGCAGCAGCCGGTTCACCCCACGCAAGATCCGGGGCGTGATCGTCACCGGCATCACCTGGGTACTCGTCTTCCTGTTCTTCTTCCCGGTGTTGTGGATGGTGTTCACCAGCTTCAAGAGTGAAGCCGCCGCGGCGCAGTTCCCGCCGAGCTTCATCACCCAGCTCTCCTTCGACCGCTACGCCGCGGTGTTCGAACGCGGGATGGGTCTCTACCTCGCCAACTCGGCCGCGCTCGCGGTCGGGTCGACCGTGGTGGTGATGCTGCTGGCGATACCAGCGGCGTACGCGCTCTCGGTCCGTCGGGTCGGCCGCTGGCGGGACCTGCTGTTCTTCTTCATCAGCACCAAGTTCATGCCCGTTGCCGCGTCGATCATCCCGGTCTTCCTGTTGCTGCGGGTGCTCGGACTGCTGGACAACCTGTGGGCGCTCGGCGTGCTCTATCTGGGGATGAATCTGCCGCTGGCGATCTGGATGATGCGATCGTTCTTCGCCGAGGTGCCTTATGCCGTCGTCGAGGCGGCCCAGATCGACGGCGCGTCCTACAGCCGTGAACTGTGGCGGGTGTCGTTGCCGATCGTCGCGCCCGGAGCCGCGGCAGCGGCATTGATCTGCTTCATCTTCGCCTGGAACGAATACTTCCTGGTCAACCTGCTGACCGCCGTCGTGGCCCGTACGACGCCGCCCTTCCTGGGCAGCTTCGTCGACGGCCGCGGCCAGTTCCTGGCCGTCCTGTCGGCAGCCTCGACGATCGCGGTGTTGCCGGTGATCATCGCGGGTTGGGTCGCCCAGAAGCGGCTGGTCCGCGGTCTGGCCATGGGGGCGGTGAAGTAG
- a CDS encoding carbohydrate ABC transporter permease: MTTAALDAGSAKATRKKEIKLTGQEQGERKFARKLVLPAFIVAIVVTQVPFLITIFYSFQNWNLARPGARSFAWFDNYVAVVRNGAFLPALLNTVVIVGSAVIVSLALGLLFAVLLDRKFHGQAVARTLLITPFLVMPAASALIWKWSLLDANVGMINWALGLINIPPVAWNTDHPGMTIMFVLTWQYTPFMMLILLAGLQSQSAEVLEAANVDGAGPLRIFRSMTLPHLRTYAELATLLGTVLMIQVFDPVNIMTKGAGNSKTLPYLLYERAFIGQQVGEAAAYGVVTVIVTIAVTTVALRTLFKVFTEEGGGGR, from the coding sequence ATGACCACGGCCGCCCTGGATGCGGGCAGCGCCAAGGCGACCCGCAAGAAGGAGATCAAGCTGACCGGCCAGGAGCAGGGCGAACGGAAGTTCGCCCGCAAGCTGGTGCTGCCGGCCTTCATCGTCGCGATCGTCGTCACCCAGGTGCCGTTCCTGATCACGATCTTCTATTCCTTCCAGAACTGGAATCTGGCCCGGCCCGGCGCCAGATCCTTTGCCTGGTTCGACAATTACGTCGCCGTGGTCCGCAACGGTGCCTTCCTGCCGGCGCTGTTGAACACGGTGGTGATCGTCGGCTCGGCGGTGATCGTCTCGCTCGCACTCGGTCTGTTGTTCGCAGTCCTGCTGGACCGCAAGTTCCACGGTCAGGCCGTTGCCCGCACGCTGTTGATCACTCCGTTCCTGGTGATGCCGGCCGCCTCGGCACTGATCTGGAAATGGTCGTTGCTGGACGCCAACGTCGGCATGATCAACTGGGCGCTCGGCCTGATCAACATCCCGCCGGTGGCTTGGAACACCGATCACCCGGGGATGACGATCATGTTCGTGCTGACCTGGCAGTACACGCCGTTCATGATGCTGATCCTGCTGGCCGGACTGCAGTCCCAGTCCGCCGAGGTGCTCGAGGCGGCGAATGTCGACGGCGCCGGACCGTTGCGGATCTTCCGCAGCATGACGTTGCCGCATCTGCGCACCTACGCGGAGTTGGCCACCCTGCTCGGCACCGTGTTGATGATCCAGGTCTTCGACCCGGTGAACATCATGACCAAGGGCGCCGGCAACTCCAAGACCCTGCCCTACCTGCTCTATGAACGAGCCTTCATCGGCCAGCAGGTCGGCGAGGCTGCCGCCTACGGTGTGGTCACCGTGATCGTCACGATCGCGGTCACCACGGTCGCTCTGCGCACCCTGTTCAAGGTCTTCACCGAAGAAGGAGGTGGCGGACGATGA
- a CDS encoding ABC transporter substrate-binding protein, with amino-acid sequence MITRRPNGRRIPRPPRRRPGVLAVAIALCLALSVSGCAGFGNLGNKPGVTTITLASVNNPQMQDLAQLLPEFNRTHPNIRVNVIMMEENDLRNATTKDVATRGGQYDVMTVGAYEVPIWAKNKWLTDITDRTTADSSYDVEDFFPPVRASSTYNDRLYAAPFYGESSFLMYRKDLFEKAGLTMPDHPTWQQVADLAAKVKKPADDRAGICLRGKPGWGEMFAPLTTVVNTFGGQWFNTNWDAQVDKPGFTDGVQFYVDTILKSGERDPASFGFTECLNLFQQGRAAMWYDATSAAGTLEADGSPVAGKVGYVAAPTDKTEEAGWLWSWNLAINAESQHKDAAWEFVKWATSKDYQQLVADKFGWTRVPPGTRQSLYENPQYKKASSAFAGITAETLSKVNPTQPGLEPQPWTGIQFVGIPEFQDVGNQTSQEIADALAGRQTVDEALAKGQDIAQIAGDVQKREATR; translated from the coding sequence ATGATCACCCGTCGACCGAACGGCCGCAGGATCCCCCGACCACCCCGAAGACGCCCCGGCGTCCTCGCGGTAGCGATCGCACTCTGCCTGGCGCTGTCCGTCTCCGGCTGCGCGGGTTTCGGCAACCTCGGCAACAAGCCGGGCGTCACCACGATCACGCTGGCCAGTGTCAACAATCCGCAGATGCAGGACCTGGCCCAGTTGCTCCCCGAGTTCAATCGGACCCATCCCAACATCAGGGTCAACGTGATCATGATGGAGGAGAACGACCTCCGCAACGCCACCACCAAGGACGTGGCGACCCGCGGCGGCCAGTACGACGTGATGACGGTCGGTGCCTACGAGGTCCCGATCTGGGCCAAGAACAAATGGCTCACCGACATCACCGACCGGACCACGGCCGACAGCAGCTACGACGTCGAAGACTTCTTCCCACCGGTCCGGGCCAGCTCGACCTACAACGATCGTTTGTATGCCGCCCCGTTCTACGGCGAGTCCTCGTTCCTGATGTATCGCAAGGACCTGTTCGAGAAGGCCGGGCTGACGATGCCGGACCATCCGACCTGGCAGCAGGTCGCCGACCTGGCAGCCAAGGTGAAGAAGCCGGCCGACGACCGCGCCGGCATCTGCCTGCGCGGCAAGCCCGGCTGGGGCGAGATGTTCGCTCCGCTGACCACGGTGGTGAACACCTTCGGCGGCCAGTGGTTCAACACCAACTGGGACGCCCAGGTCGACAAGCCCGGATTCACCGACGGCGTCCAGTTCTACGTCGACACCATCCTCAAATCCGGCGAACGCGACCCCGCCTCGTTCGGCTTCACCGAATGCCTGAACCTGTTCCAGCAGGGTCGGGCGGCGATGTGGTACGACGCGACCTCCGCCGCCGGCACGCTGGAGGCCGACGGCAGCCCGGTTGCCGGCAAGGTCGGCTACGTCGCCGCGCCGACCGACAAGACCGAGGAAGCCGGTTGGCTGTGGTCGTGGAACCTGGCGATCAACGCCGAGTCCCAGCACAAGGATGCGGCCTGGGAGTTCGTCAAGTGGGCCACCTCGAAGGACTACCAGCAGCTGGTTGCCGACAAGTTCGGCTGGACCCGGGTGCCACCGGGGACCCGCCAGTCGCTGTATGAGAATCCGCAGTACAAGAAGGCGAGTTCGGCGTTCGCCGGCATCACGGCCGAAACACTGAGCAAGGTCAATCCGACTCAGCCCGGCCTCGAGCCGCAACCGTGGACCGGCATCCAGTTCGTCGGCATCCCCGAGTTCCAGGACGTCGGAAACCAGACCTCGCAGGAGATCGCCGACGCACTGGCCGGTCGGCAGACCGTCGACGAAGCCTTGGCCAAGGGCCAGGACATCGCCCAGATCGCCGGCGACGTACAGAAGAGGGAGGCAACGCGATGA
- a CDS encoding DeoR/GlpR family DNA-binding transcription regulator, whose amino-acid sequence MAKGPQRGGAMYPPQRQRAITDILLEQRSRSAGVTMIAERLQVATETVRRDLEVLVRRGLVRRVRGGAELVESVPFEQALAARHADQRAEKQLIAAAVIEELPPDGVVVIDSGSLTYVVASRVPADRPLTIVTNNLPAAALLINRPALTVITLPGMIRGLTQASVDGWTTRRLERLSADLAIVGVNGLSPGLGLTTTNPEEAAVKRAMLLCARRRLVPVVSAKLGRNSFCSFAAVQEVDTVVTDDGADAELLAELRANGPEVRVVPMR is encoded by the coding sequence ATGGCAAAGGGCCCGCAGCGCGGCGGGGCGATGTATCCGCCGCAGCGTCAGCGAGCGATCACCGACATCCTGCTGGAACAGCGATCGCGGTCGGCGGGCGTGACCATGATCGCTGAGCGGCTGCAGGTGGCGACCGAGACCGTTCGCCGGGATCTGGAGGTGTTGGTCCGACGTGGCCTGGTCCGTCGGGTCCGTGGCGGGGCCGAGCTGGTCGAGTCGGTGCCGTTCGAGCAGGCTCTCGCCGCCCGTCATGCCGACCAGCGGGCGGAGAAGCAGCTGATCGCCGCGGCGGTGATCGAGGAGCTTCCACCGGACGGCGTGGTGGTGATCGATTCGGGCTCGCTGACCTATGTCGTCGCCTCCCGGGTGCCGGCGGACCGGCCGCTGACGATCGTCACCAACAACCTGCCCGCCGCCGCGTTGTTGATCAACCGTCCGGCCCTGACGGTGATCACGCTGCCCGGGATGATCCGTGGCCTGACCCAGGCCTCCGTGGACGGCTGGACGACACGTCGGCTGGAGCGCCTGAGCGCGGACCTCGCGATCGTCGGCGTGAACGGTCTGTCGCCCGGGCTCGGGTTGACCACGACCAATCCCGAGGAGGCGGCGGTCAAACGGGCGATGCTGCTGTGTGCCCGCCGTCGGTTGGTCCCGGTGGTGTCGGCGAAACTCGGTCGCAACTCCTTCTGCAGCTTTGCCGCGGTGCAGGAGGTCGACACCGTCGTCACCGACGACGGTGCCGACGCCGAACTGCTGGCCGAGCTGCGGGCGAACGGGCCCGAGGTACGGGTCGTGCCGATGCGGTGA
- a CDS encoding HAD-IIA family hydrolase: protein MLIDRYDAALFDLDGVLYLGPDPVVGAPEAVDRLQQLGIRVGFVTNNAARTPKAVADQLRSFGIGCDEADVVTSAQAGVRELVDRFGAGVPVLMVGGEGLRVALDEAGLVAVDSADDNPVAVIQGYYPELSWQMITEAALAIRRGATWVATNTDPTRPTERGLVPGNGAAVAAVRTAVDTDPIVAGKPYRPLMEETVRRLSADRPIFVGDRIDTDIAGAGNLDMDSMLVLTGSHGPVQLFSAVGIERPTHLGRDAGALLQPERITRQTGEERIAVGGIEAYVERQQLMLSREPKDEELLDATWAATKLAWQCADAELPVGGLDLAVQLANRLQTAG from the coding sequence GTGCTGATCGACCGCTATGACGCCGCCCTGTTCGATCTGGACGGCGTGCTCTACCTCGGGCCGGATCCGGTCGTGGGTGCACCGGAGGCTGTCGATCGACTCCAGCAGCTCGGCATCCGGGTCGGCTTCGTCACCAACAATGCGGCCCGGACACCGAAGGCGGTGGCCGATCAGTTGCGCAGCTTCGGCATCGGCTGCGACGAGGCCGACGTCGTCACCTCCGCGCAGGCCGGGGTGCGGGAACTCGTCGACCGCTTCGGCGCCGGTGTGCCGGTACTGATGGTCGGTGGCGAAGGGCTGCGGGTCGCGCTGGACGAGGCAGGTCTGGTCGCCGTCGACAGCGCCGACGACAACCCGGTCGCGGTGATCCAGGGCTACTACCCCGAACTCAGCTGGCAGATGATCACCGAGGCGGCGCTGGCGATCCGGCGGGGCGCCACCTGGGTCGCGACCAACACCGATCCGACGCGGCCGACCGAACGCGGATTGGTCCCGGGCAACGGGGCAGCGGTGGCCGCCGTCCGAACGGCAGTGGACACCGATCCGATCGTCGCGGGCAAGCCGTACCGGCCGCTGATGGAAGAAACGGTGCGCCGGCTGTCCGCCGACCGGCCGATCTTCGTCGGCGATCGGATCGACACCGACATCGCCGGTGCCGGCAATCTCGACATGGACAGCATGCTGGTGCTGACCGGCTCGCACGGCCCGGTCCAGCTGTTCTCCGCAGTCGGGATCGAACGACCGACCCATCTCGGTCGCGATGCGGGTGCCCTGCTGCAGCCCGAACGGATCACCAGGCAGACCGGAGAGGAACGGATCGCCGTCGGGGGGATCGAGGCCTACGTCGAGCGCCAGCAGCTGATGCTGTCCCGCGAGCCGAAGGACGAGGAGTTGCTGGACGCGACCTGGGCGGCGACCAAGTTGGCCTGGCAGTGCGCCGACGCCGAACTGCCGGTCGGAGGCCTCGACCTGGCGGTTCAGCTGGCCAATCGGCTGCAGACGGCCGGCTGA
- a CDS encoding TlyA family RNA methyltransferase, with the protein MTAPSGRSRLDVALARRGLARSRSHARELIDAGTVLVNESVASKASLPVESDDRLALVRDDPYVSRAAYKLIGALDDLAVEVPARVLDAGASTGGFSQVLLERGCRQLYAIDVGHDQLHPRVSADPRVIAYEGLNLRDLDPAITDGPVDLVVADVSFISLTLLLDRLIAVLGPDGSLLTMIKPQFEVGRELLGKGGVVRSDASRRAGVAAVVDRAAELGWHPQTAARSRLPGPAGNIEYFVLFGTDRTEVDVLAALFAGC; encoded by the coding sequence ATGACGGCCCCGTCTGGCAGGAGCCGACTCGACGTTGCGTTGGCCCGGCGCGGTCTGGCCAGATCTCGCAGCCATGCCCGTGAACTGATCGACGCCGGCACGGTGCTGGTCAACGAATCCGTTGCCAGCAAGGCGTCGTTGCCGGTGGAATCGGACGATCGGCTGGCGCTGGTACGTGACGACCCGTACGTGTCGCGGGCGGCGTACAAGTTGATCGGGGCGCTGGATGATCTTGCCGTCGAGGTACCGGCCCGGGTGCTGGACGCCGGTGCGTCCACCGGCGGATTCAGCCAGGTGCTGCTGGAGCGCGGCTGTCGACAGCTGTACGCGATCGACGTCGGTCATGATCAACTCCACCCGCGGGTGTCGGCCGACCCGCGGGTGATCGCGTACGAGGGGTTGAATCTGCGTGATCTCGATCCGGCGATCACCGACGGGCCGGTCGACCTGGTGGTGGCCGATGTGTCCTTCATCTCGCTCACCCTGCTGCTCGATCGGCTGATCGCAGTGCTGGGCCCGGACGGCAGTCTGCTGACCATGATCAAACCGCAGTTCGAGGTCGGCCGGGAACTGCTCGGTAAGGGTGGGGTGGTTCGCTCCGACGCCTCCCGACGGGCCGGTGTCGCAGCCGTCGTCGACCGCGCCGCGGAACTCGGTTGGCACCCGCAGACTGCCGCGCGGAGCAGGCTCCCGGGGCCCGCCGGCAATATCGAATACTTCGTACTGTTCGGCACCGACCGAACCGAAGTCGACGTGCTCGCAGCCTTGTTCGCCGGCTGTTGA
- a CDS encoding NAD kinase: MLGQAERRIAVLTHTGRDEAIKAASRLISGLGAAGIVCVLPQADIAQLRLSTGDALIEVLPEADPIIGLDTPDVPEIELIVVLGGDGTILRAAEWVLASDVPLLGVNLGHVGFLAEAESSEIDLIVDTIVNRTFRVEERSTIDVRILPPGDEGGDPLWSSFAINEVTIEKAARERMLELMVEIDGRPLSRWSCDGVLVSTPTGSTAYAFSAGGPVIWPGVDAMQVVPLSAHALFARPMVLSPKSRVMIEMLDGMAPEAVVWCDGRRSTVLQRGMRVEVVQGRHRLRLARLSEAPFTDRLVHKFGLRVEGWRGKRED; encoded by the coding sequence GTGTTGGGCCAAGCAGAACGACGGATCGCCGTCCTCACCCATACCGGGCGGGACGAGGCGATCAAGGCGGCCAGTCGACTGATCTCCGGTCTCGGCGCCGCCGGAATCGTCTGCGTGCTGCCCCAGGCCGACATCGCCCAGTTGCGATTGTCGACCGGTGACGCGTTGATCGAGGTGCTGCCCGAGGCCGATCCGATCATCGGCCTGGACACCCCGGACGTGCCGGAGATCGAGTTGATCGTGGTGCTCGGCGGTGACGGCACGATCCTGCGGGCCGCGGAATGGGTGTTGGCCTCCGACGTCCCGCTGCTCGGCGTCAATCTCGGACACGTCGGATTCCTGGCCGAGGCGGAGTCCAGCGAGATCGACCTGATCGTGGACACCATCGTCAACCGCACCTTCCGGGTGGAGGAACGGTCGACGATCGACGTCCGGATCCTGCCGCCCGGCGACGAGGGCGGCGACCCGCTGTGGTCCTCGTTCGCGATCAACGAGGTGACCATCGAGAAGGCAGCCCGGGAGCGGATGCTCGAACTGATGGTCGAGATCGACGGCCGGCCGCTGTCCCGCTGGTCCTGCGACGGCGTCCTGGTGTCCACCCCGACCGGTTCGACGGCGTACGCATTCTCCGCCGGCGGGCCGGTGATCTGGCCCGGCGTGGATGCGATGCAGGTGGTGCCGTTGAGCGCCCATGCCCTCTTCGCCCGACCGATGGTGCTCAGCCCGAAGTCCCGGGTGATGATCGAGATGCTGGACGGGATGGCCCCCGAGGCGGTCGTCTGGTGCGACGGCCGGCGATCGACCGTGTTGCAACGCGGAATGCGGGTCGAAGTGGTGCAGGGTCGACATCGACTGCGGTTGGCCAGACTGTCCGAGGCCCCCTTCACCGACCGGCTGGTGCACAAGTTCGGACTCCGGGTCGAGGGGTGGCGGGGCAAGAGAGAGGACTAG